Genomic DNA from Sphingobium sp. WTD-1:
ATGGTGAATTGCTGGCCGCGCGGCAGGCCGCCGGCCATGATGCCGACATGGCCAAGGTCCATCGCCTCGATCCGATAATGGCCCATGACATAGCCCAGCCCGTCGACCAGCGGCCAGTTGTCGCCGGTGTCGGCCATTTCGATCAGCCGATCTATCGACGCATAGCTGCAGGCGACTTCGGGAACGACCAGCCCGGCGATCGTCACCAGATCCTCACCGGGACCGGCGAACTGGCTGGCGGGGCGCGCGCCGAAGCGGTCCATTTCCTCATGGCGCCAGCTGATGCGGCGTTGCAGATCCTGATAGGGGATGGTGTCCATGCCGAAGATGAACATGCCCAGCGTCATCAGGTGCGCCGGGCTGACGATGGGGAGCGTGGCCATTGGCCCGGTCTGGCCCCCGCGCGCGCGCGAAGCGAGCGGGCGGCCGGGTAAATGGGGC
This window encodes:
- a CDS encoding phage tail protein — its product is MATLPIVSPAHLMTLGMFIFGMDTIPYQDLQRRISWRHEEMDRFGARPASQFAGPGEDLVTIAGLVVPEVACSYASIDRLIEMADTGDNWPLVDGLGYVMGHYRIEAMDLGHVGIMAGGLPRGQQFTMDLKRVDG